A portion of the Kwoniella newhampshirensis strain CBS 13917 chromosome 1, whole genome shotgun sequence genome contains these proteins:
- a CDS encoding mitochondrial 54S ribosomal protein uL10m: protein MPPRPSIRALTPSPRFASTSSIPPPAPAPAPSLNPASSSTRINTNTPGRVYTARKTFLWNFYTHLLDRSSLILVFDHSNLSAGEWSTLRRSINSIPRPKKAFEPTTITGSSSSSSSSTATSGGKKGQKVESITDDRIDSAQITVIRTGVLSSLASSSSNPLFPHLKGQRALLTTRDLSPLYLNKIITTINRTVKGMKRENAPDEKQPTLKLVAGLLEGGKAYGQKVTVFNVEQLGQIGKLPELDTLRAQLVGLLESQGRSLVGVLGQAAGGSLVRTLQGLEKHLNDKEGATGEASA, encoded by the coding sequence ATgcctcctcgaccatccATTCGAGCTCTCACCCCATCCCCAAGATTCGCCAGTACATCCTCTATTCcccctcctgctcctgctcctgctccctCACTCAACCCCgcgtcctcatccacccgcatcaacaccaacacTCCTGGACGGGTGTACACCGCTCGAAAGACCTTCCTGTGGAATTTTTACACTCATCTGCTCGACCGGTCTTCGCTCATATTGGTATTCGATCATTCGAACTTGTCCGCGGGGGAATGGTCAACGTTGCGACGGTCGATAAATTCCATTCCGAGACCCAAGAAAGCGTTCGAGCCGACAACGATCACcggctcatcatcgtcgtcttcttcctcgacagCGACGAGTGGTGGTAAAAAGGGACAAAAAGTGGAATCTATCACAGACGACCGGATTGATTCTGCTCAAATCACAGTCATTCGAACCGGAGTTCTATCCTCTCTcgcctcgtcgtcctccaaCCCCCTCTTTCCCCATCTCAAAGGCCAACGAGCCCTTCTCACCACCCGGGACCTGTCCCCCCTGTATCTCAACAagatcatcaccaccatcaaTCGGACTGtgaaggggatgaagagggagaatgCGCCGGACGAAAAACAACCCACTCTCAAACTCGTGGCGGGGTTGTTGGAAGGTGGGAAAGCGTATGGACAGAAGGTGACGGTGTTCAATGTGGAACAGTTGGGTCAGATTGGGAAATTGCCAGAGCTGGATACTCTCAGAGCTCAATTGGTCGGATTGTTGGAATCGCAAGGGAGGAGCTTGGTCGGTGTTTTGGGTCAAGCAGCAGGTGGAAGCTTGGTGAGAACTCTGCAAGGCTTGGAGAAGCATCTCAACGATAAAGAAGGAGCGACAGGAGAAGCTAGTGCTTAG